A stretch of Miscanthus floridulus cultivar M001 chromosome 13, ASM1932011v1, whole genome shotgun sequence DNA encodes these proteins:
- the LOC136502092 gene encoding transcription factor MYC2-like: MDELVFPASFSSCPSPASFSNAGHHQEHEFVPCDVLEGWLGGDDWLDEPPNGVKVTWGGEGSRSPGNDHLSGEPAAPALKRRGRKPGSRNNINGPALCHVEAERQRRDKLNRLFCELRAAVPTVSRMDKASVLADATTYIAQLRQRVEQLEVEAKKKAAAGALTTVAPSHSFSSSSSLGEKLEVRMVGTEPAALRLTTTAAARHPPARLLLALRSLDLTVPHACVCLVGGMTVQDAVVEVPAALRDDRALRAALLHRLQRTS, from the coding sequence ATGGATGAGCTGGTCTTCCCTGCCTCCTTCAGCAGCTGTCCTTCCCCGGCCTCGTTCTCCAACGCCGGACACCACCAGGAGCACGAGTTCGTGCCCTGTGATGTCCTGGAGGGATGGCTGGGTGGCGACGACTGGCTGGACGAGCCCCCAAATGGCGTCAAAGTCACATGGGGTGGCGAGGGCTCGCGCTCGCCGGGCAACGACCACCTGTCCGGCGAACCGGCAGCACCTGCGCTGAAGAGGCGTGGCAGGAAACCAGGGTCCCGCAACAACATCAACGGCCCCGCCCTCTGCCATGTGGAGGCGGAGCGGCAGCGGCGGGACAAGCTCAACCGCCTCTTCTGCGAGCTCCGGGCCGCCGTGCCCACCGTGTCCCGGATGGACAAGGCATCCGTCCTCGCCGACGCCACCACCTACATCGCCCAGCTGCGTCAACGCGTTGAGCAGCTCGAGGTCGAGGCCAAGAAGAAGGCCGCCGCCGGAGCTCTCACGACGGTGGCGCCCTCGCACtcgttcagcagcagcagcagcctcggAGAGAAGCTGGAGGTGCGGATGGTCGggacagagccggcggcgctgcgCCTGACGACGACCGCGGCGGCGCGCCACCCCCCCGCGCGCCTCTTGCTCGCGCTCCGGTCGCTGGACCTGACCGTGCCGCACGCGTGCGTGTGCCTCGTCGGCGGCATGACCGTGCAGGACGCCGTCGTGGAAGTGCCCGCCGCGCTGCGGGACGACCGCGCCCTTCGCGCCGCGTTACTCCACAGGCTGCAGCGGACCAGCTAG